The Desulfoscipio gibsoniae DSM 7213 genome contains a region encoding:
- a CDS encoding YaiI/YqxD family protein has translation MKIIVDADACPKNVLQICSLLAGDYQIPLYTVASFNHNIISDHHTTVGNASQETDIAVMNMTARGDIVVTQDGGLAAMVLGKGAAGIAPSGKIYRKETIVFLLEERETKAKLRRGGRRTRGPRKRTPEDDQRFTASLRRLIEERSKV, from the coding sequence ATGAAAATTATAGTTGATGCCGATGCCTGCCCGAAAAATGTACTGCAAATCTGCTCCCTTTTGGCCGGGGATTATCAAATTCCCCTGTACACTGTAGCCAGCTTCAACCATAATATCATCTCCGACCACCATACCACGGTGGGCAATGCCTCCCAGGAAACCGATATAGCCGTTATGAATATGACCGCCAGGGGCGATATTGTGGTTACCCAGGACGGCGGCCTGGCCGCCATGGTGCTTGGTAAGGGAGCCGCGGGCATAGCACCAAGCGGCAAAATATACCGCAAAGAGACCATTGTGTTTTTGTTGGAGGAAAGGGAAACCAAAGCCAAGCTGCGCCGGGGTGGTAGACGCACCAGGGGACCGCGCAAACGTACACCCGAGGATGACCAGCGGTTTACCGCCAGCCTGCGCAGGCTGATTGAGGAACGTAGTAAAGTTTAA
- a CDS encoding ABC transporter ATP-binding protein — protein sequence MVEIFLEGVAKSFLLNGTSLPVLDNVSLQVLEGEFVSLIGPSGCGKSTLFNIICGLTAPDRGRVLLGDQYGVPAGEVVAYMPQKDLLLPWRTVLDNVILARRAVGRDRIAVQHEARELMPLFGLAGFENCYPAELSGGMRQRAALMRTVLARRRVLLLDEPLGALDAITRTRMQQWLLKVWNNFKQAVLFVTHDIDEAIFLSDRVYVLTPRPARVCMHLPVRLPRPRRAELFTAPDFLALKRKIMCALQVK from the coding sequence ATGGTAGAGATATTTTTGGAGGGGGTGGCCAAGTCATTTCTGTTAAACGGTACGTCCCTGCCTGTTTTAGACAACGTAAGTTTGCAGGTGCTGGAGGGGGAGTTTGTCAGCCTCATTGGACCCAGCGGCTGTGGTAAAAGCACGCTTTTTAATATTATTTGCGGTTTAACTGCTCCCGATCGGGGACGGGTGCTGCTGGGTGATCAGTATGGGGTGCCTGCGGGGGAAGTAGTGGCCTATATGCCCCAGAAGGACTTGCTGTTGCCCTGGCGTACCGTATTGGACAATGTTATTTTGGCTCGCCGGGCCGTAGGAAGAGACCGGATAGCCGTGCAGCATGAGGCCAGGGAGTTAATGCCGCTTTTTGGGCTTGCCGGTTTTGAAAACTGTTACCCTGCTGAACTTTCCGGCGGCATGCGCCAGCGGGCCGCACTGATGCGTACTGTGTTGGCAAGGCGGCGGGTGCTACTTTTGGACGAACCCCTGGGAGCACTGGACGCCATAACCCGTACCCGTATGCAGCAGTGGCTGCTTAAAGTCTGGAATAATTTCAAGCAGGCAGTTTTATTTGTTACCCATGATATTGACGAGGCGATTTTTCTGTCGGACCGGGTATACGTGCTTACTCCCAGGCCTGCCAGGGTATGCATGCACCTGCCGGTACGCCTGCCCAGGCCGCGGCGCGCTGAATTATTTACCGCCCCCGATTTTCTGGCTCTGAAAAGAAAAATTATGTGTGCTTTACAGGTGAAGTAA
- a CDS encoding ABC transporter substrate-binding protein, with translation MFRKITAIALLVAMLIVAGCSSGSGSPDRNDRTSVPDNRELQPVTVMLDWVPNTNHTGLYVARDKGWYADEGLQVTIVEPTQGGTTQLVATGKAQFGVSYQEDVTQARASDVPVVSIAAVIQHNTSGFASTKDKGITSPRLMENKRYGGWGSPSEEAVLKAVVENDGGDFSKVQILNIGSADFFTAIERDVDFTWIYYGWTGIEAEQRGLDLNFLELRDFEPALDYYTPVLITSEQLIKDNPELVKKFMRATAKGYTLAIEQPDEAARILLEDVPELDEQLVLASQKYLSPRYQDDAARWGEQDNQVWERYAKWMHQNNLLPEIIDTHKAFTNEFLPE, from the coding sequence ATGTTTAGAAAAATTACTGCCATTGCGTTACTGGTCGCAATGTTGATTGTTGCAGGCTGTTCTTCCGGCAGTGGTTCACCTGATCGAAATGACCGGACATCCGTTCCGGATAACCGGGAGCTGCAGCCCGTTACGGTAATGCTGGACTGGGTGCCCAATACCAATCACACCGGCCTTTATGTGGCCAGGGATAAGGGCTGGTATGCCGATGAGGGGCTGCAGGTGACTATTGTAGAGCCCACCCAGGGTGGTACCACCCAGCTGGTGGCTACCGGCAAGGCCCAGTTTGGGGTGAGTTATCAGGAAGACGTTACCCAGGCCCGGGCCAGTGATGTTCCGGTGGTATCCATTGCTGCGGTAATACAGCACAATACCTCTGGTTTTGCCTCCACAAAGGATAAAGGTATTACCAGCCCTCGCTTAATGGAGAACAAACGTTATGGTGGCTGGGGTTCACCCAGTGAGGAAGCTGTGCTCAAGGCAGTGGTGGAAAATGATGGCGGAGATTTCAGCAAGGTGCAAATATTGAACATCGGCTCGGCGGACTTTTTTACGGCTATTGAGCGGGACGTTGATTTTACCTGGATCTATTATGGTTGGACCGGAATAGAGGCTGAACAAAGGGGTCTAGATCTGAATTTCCTGGAACTTCGTGATTTCGAACCGGCACTGGATTACTATACTCCTGTTTTAATTACCAGCGAGCAATTGATTAAAGACAACCCCGAGCTGGTGAAAAAGTTTATGCGGGCCACGGCCAAAGGTTATACGCTGGCTATTGAACAGCCTGATGAAGCCGCCCGGATACTGCTGGAGGATGTGCCCGAGTTGGATGAGCAGCTGGTACTGGCCAGCCAGAAGTATTTGAGCCCGCGCTACCAGGATGACGCCGCCCGCTGGGGGGAACAAGATAACCAGGTGTGGGAGCGTTACGCCAAATGGATGCATCAGAATAATTTGCTGCCTGAAATAATTGATACCCACAAGGCTTTTACCAACGAATTTTTGCCTGAATAA
- a CDS encoding ABC transporter permease, whose translation MSRLNRIGGHVAAGNRLWPALFFLLAFLAVWEAGVRVFAIKPYLLPAPSQVIITLGDMLPLLANHSKSTILAAVSGLAAAVAVALVLAVLMDLHPWVRQGLYPLLVVSQTVPIISIAPLFIIWFGYGILPKVVVVALVCFFPVVVSLVEGMQSADGDMVNLLRVMGYSRWQVIRVVRFPAALPSFFAGLKIAGTYSVMGAVIGEWLGAVSGLGVFMTRATHAYQLDRVFAAIFIIVLVSLLIYTLIELLARLVMPWYYNERRNN comes from the coding sequence ATGTCGCGGCTAAACCGCATAGGCGGTCATGTTGCAGCCGGTAATAGGCTATGGCCTGCACTGTTTTTTTTGCTGGCTTTCTTGGCTGTCTGGGAGGCCGGTGTGCGTGTTTTTGCCATCAAGCCATATCTGCTGCCGGCTCCCAGCCAGGTAATTATAACACTTGGGGACATGCTGCCGCTGCTGGCCAACCATTCCAAGAGCACTATACTGGCGGCGGTATCGGGACTGGCGGCGGCAGTTGCGGTGGCGCTGGTGCTTGCTGTGCTGATGGACCTGCACCCCTGGGTTCGGCAGGGGCTTTACCCGTTACTGGTGGTTTCCCAAACAGTGCCCATTATTTCCATTGCTCCGCTGTTTATTATCTGGTTTGGCTACGGTATTTTGCCCAAGGTGGTAGTGGTGGCGTTGGTTTGCTTTTTCCCCGTGGTGGTCAGTTTGGTGGAAGGTATGCAGTCTGCGGATGGGGATATGGTTAATTTGCTGCGGGTAATGGGTTATTCCCGCTGGCAGGTCATCAGGGTGGTGCGGTTTCCAGCAGCCTTGCCTTCCTTTTTTGCCGGTCTTAAAATTGCGGGCACTTATTCAGTCATGGGGGCGGTTATAGGCGAGTGGCTGGGCGCGGTAAGCGGTCTCGGGGTATTTATGACCAGGGCTACCCACGCTTATCAGCTGGACCGGGTTTTTGCCGCTATTTTTATTATTGTACTAGTTAGCTTGCTAATTTACACATTGATTGAATTGTTGGCCCGCCTGGTTATGCCCTGGTACTATAATGAAAGGAGAAATAATTAA
- a CDS encoding thiamine-binding protein — protein MPSINVSFQVLPQVPDGDSYAVVDKAIEVVQQSGVPYEVGPMETTMEGDLDELLEIVKKAQQACIDAGARRVMTLVKIDYVPEGVTMAEKVDKYRPCRG, from the coding sequence GTGCCGTCGATTAATGTCAGTTTTCAGGTATTGCCCCAGGTACCTGATGGGGACAGCTATGCCGTGGTGGACAAAGCCATCGAAGTAGTACAGCAGTCCGGCGTCCCATATGAAGTAGGTCCCATGGAAACCACCATGGAAGGGGATCTGGATGAATTGCTGGAGATAGTGAAAAAAGCCCAGCAAGCATGCATCGACGCGGGGGCGCGCCGGGTAATGACGCTGGTCAAAATAGACTATGTACCCGAAGGCGTGACCATGGCGGAAAAAGTGGACAAATACAGGCCATGTCGCGGCTAA
- a CDS encoding thiamine diphosphokinase, which yields MRCVVLTGGTVDNLQWLARALAGADRLICVDSGARYAAALGIVPQVIVGDMDSIDQSLLESFYRQGVVVKEYPAEKDDTDTALAIAEALAGPPDEVVILGATGTRMDHTLANVHLLRVAFEHHVPARIINEYNEISLVAPQQPAVVEGRPGDVFSLLPLTEKVTGVCVHCARWPLKDATFSIGNPYGISNRLAGDKAEITIASGLMLLIKVN from the coding sequence ATGCGTTGTGTTGTATTGACCGGGGGAACAGTAGATAATTTACAGTGGCTGGCCCGGGCTCTTGCCGGGGCTGACCGGTTGATTTGTGTCGACAGCGGGGCAAGGTATGCGGCTGCTTTGGGAATTGTCCCCCAAGTCATTGTAGGTGATATGGATTCCATAGACCAGTCTCTGCTGGAAAGTTTTTACCGGCAGGGCGTGGTTGTTAAGGAGTATCCCGCCGAAAAGGATGATACAGATACGGCTCTGGCCATAGCCGAAGCGCTGGCAGGCCCTCCGGATGAAGTGGTTATTTTAGGTGCCACGGGCACCCGCATGGACCATACCCTGGCCAATGTGCATCTATTGCGGGTCGCTTTTGAACACCATGTACCTGCCAGGATTATCAATGAATACAATGAAATCAGCCTGGTGGCACCGCAGCAACCCGCTGTTGTTGAGGGCCGGCCCGGTGATGTATTCTCACTGCTGCCCCTTACCGAGAAGGTCACCGGTGTGTGCGTGCATTGTGCCCGGTGGCCGCTAAAGGATGCCACCTTCAGCATAGGTAACCCATACGGTATAAGCAATCGGCTGGCCGGGGATAAGGCCGAGATAACCATTGCTTCTGGATTAATGTTGCTAATCAAAGTAAATTAA
- a CDS encoding ABC transporter ATP-binding protein, with protein MLTLKDIVVVRDKKTILQIGDFRLEEGERLAVIGPNGAGKSTFLKVLALLETPTAGEIFFRGDKVTGQNSLTFRRRMAVVFQEPLLLNTTVFNNVAQGMHFRGIAGVDRQRRVDYWLDRFGITALRNRKPLHLSGGEAQRVSLARAFVLEPEVIFLDEPFSALDFSTRLELLEDLGTQLANTGSTTVFVTHDFNEIPYLTDNVAVIDAGAIVYKGGLKSLLAGEVAVPAVQRFLRPFKMSGQLLV; from the coding sequence ATGCTAACTTTAAAAGATATAGTCGTGGTAAGGGATAAAAAGACTATTCTGCAGATCGGCGATTTTCGGCTTGAGGAAGGGGAAAGGCTGGCAGTGATCGGCCCCAACGGGGCGGGCAAGAGCACTTTTTTAAAGGTGCTTGCCTTACTGGAAACTCCCACGGCCGGGGAAATTTTTTTTCGGGGGGACAAAGTGACGGGTCAAAACAGCCTGACCTTTCGCAGGCGCATGGCTGTGGTGTTCCAGGAACCTCTGTTATTAAATACAACTGTTTTTAATAACGTGGCTCAGGGTATGCATTTCCGGGGCATTGCCGGGGTGGACAGGCAGCGCCGGGTTGATTACTGGCTGGATCGGTTTGGTATTACGGCCCTCCGTAATCGTAAGCCTTTGCACCTGTCCGGTGGCGAGGCACAGCGGGTCAGCCTGGCCCGTGCTTTTGTACTGGAACCCGAGGTTATTTTTTTGGACGAGCCTTTTTCGGCCCTTGACTTTTCTACACGTTTGGAACTTTTGGAGGATTTAGGCACACAGCTGGCCAATACCGGCAGCACCACAGTTTTTGTTACCCATGATTTTAACGAAATTCCCTATCTGACAGATAACGTGGCGGTAATAGATGCAGGTGCCATTGTATATAAAGGGGGGCTAAAAAGTTTGCTGGCGGGTGAAGTCGCTGTCCCGGCGGTTCAGCGTTTTCTTCGCCCGTTTAAAATGAGTGGGCAGTTGCTGGTTTAG